One window from the genome of Bradyrhizobium xenonodulans encodes:
- a CDS encoding LLM class flavin-dependent oxidoreductase: MKKIGFLSFGHWTPSPQSQTRSAADTLLQSIELAVAAEQLGADGAYFRVHHFARQLASPFPLLAAVGARTSRIEIGTAVIDMRYENPLYMVEDAGSADLIAGGRLQLGISRGSPEQVIDGWRYFGYRPADGQSDADMGRRHAEVFLDLLRGESFAEPNPQPMFPNPPGLLRLEPHAAGLRERIWWGAGSNATAVWAAQLGMNLQSSTLKNDETGEAFHVQQAAQIRAYRAAWKEAGHSREPRVSVSRSIFALMNDRDRAYFGGERGGEDQIGFIDPRTRAIFGRSYAAEPDALIEQLRQDEAIAEADTLLLTIPNQLGVDYCAHAIEAILKHVAPALGWR, from the coding sequence ATGAAAAAGATCGGCTTTCTCTCCTTCGGCCACTGGACGCCCTCGCCGCAGTCGCAGACCCGCTCGGCGGCGGATACGCTGCTGCAATCGATCGAGCTTGCGGTTGCGGCCGAGCAGCTCGGCGCGGACGGCGCCTATTTTCGCGTGCACCATTTCGCGCGACAGCTCGCCTCGCCCTTCCCGCTGCTCGCCGCCGTCGGTGCCAGGACCAGCAGGATCGAGATCGGCACGGCCGTGATCGACATGCGCTACGAGAACCCGCTCTACATGGTCGAGGACGCCGGCAGTGCCGATCTCATCGCCGGCGGACGGCTGCAGCTCGGCATCAGCCGCGGCTCGCCCGAGCAGGTGATCGACGGCTGGCGCTACTTTGGTTATCGCCCGGCTGACGGCCAGAGCGATGCCGACATGGGCCGGCGTCATGCCGAGGTCTTCCTCGACCTGCTGCGCGGCGAAAGTTTTGCCGAGCCCAATCCGCAGCCGATGTTTCCGAATCCGCCGGGGCTGCTACGCCTCGAGCCGCATGCCGCGGGCTTGCGCGAACGGATCTGGTGGGGCGCCGGCTCGAACGCGACCGCGGTGTGGGCGGCGCAGCTCGGCATGAATCTGCAGAGCTCGACGCTGAAGAACGACGAGACCGGCGAAGCCTTTCACGTGCAGCAGGCCGCGCAGATCCGGGCCTATCGCGCAGCGTGGAAAGAGGCCGGCCACAGCCGCGAGCCCCGCGTGTCGGTCAGCCGCAGCATTTTCGCGCTGATGAACGATCGCGACCGCGCCTATTTTGGCGGCGAGCGCGGCGGCGAAGACCAGATCGGCTTCATCGATCCGCGCACCCGCGCGATCTTCGGCAGGTCCTATGCCGCCGAGCCCGATGCGCTGATCGAGCAGTTGCGGCAGGACGAGGCGATCGCCGAGGCCGATACGTTGCTGCTGACGATTCCGAACCAGCTCGGCGTCGACTATTGCGCGCATGCGATCGAGGCGATTCTGAAGCATGTCGCGCCGGCGCTCGGGTGGCGGTAG
- a CDS encoding DUF7660 family protein: protein MVHDLVSLADAVSDEQSFIRLLQRMAFDRKDEQQKGLAAPSSPYEPGANGWENGSIEAFLEAAAAWAEATQDTSSLEAKAANIWRRAAQIIVAGAFYE from the coding sequence GTGGTCCACGATCTAGTGTCGTTAGCTGATGCCGTTTCTGACGAGCAGAGTTTCATTCGACTTCTGCAAAGAATGGCATTCGATCGGAAGGACGAGCAGCAGAAGGGATTGGCCGCCCCAAGCTCGCCATACGAACCCGGAGCTAACGGCTGGGAAAATGGTTCGATAGAAGCCTTTTTGGAAGCGGCGGCAGCCTGGGCCGAAGCGACACAGGACACTTCCAGTCTGGAGGCAAAGGCGGCCAACATCTGGCGTCGCGCGGCGCAGATCATTGTCGCGGGAGCATTCTATGAATGA
- a CDS encoding O-linked N-acetylglucosamine transferase, SPINDLY family protein, producing the protein MSQQGRSKGGTAASSLHPSAGLDQAIVAHRAGNLSDAERAYAVILKGSRTHPVALHMLGLLHAQRGQFADAEPLLKKAARVDPGNPNVLFNYANVLRALDKTDDALAWLAKTIALSPNFADAHLNRGAILMARQEFHGAIAEFDRAIAIAPSSGAFANRGSALRQLGQLDEARGCYQRAVELGPSDPQYHFALSELLTQMGREDEAIGALERTVALTKAFPFALSKLVASRRTRADWRNFERDQAALDEAVDTGVPVDPFIFFHASSSPARQLTCAKTYVANIAPERGAAISPTPSPASRLRVAYLSADFRNHAMAHLMAGVFEAHDRERFEVSAISYGPDDRSQMRDRLKTAFERFEDVSDLTDEDVVELIRRLGIEVLVDLGGFTAGARPKILARRPAPIQVNYLGFPGTMGASYIDYIMADRIVIPEAEREYYAEKVIYLPDSYLPTDARRPLLPDGPTRSAVGLRDDAFVYCAFNRTIKITPVLFDVWMRLLAKTAGSVLWLLDGDPIANGNLRHEAVARGIAAERIVFAPQVPANEHLARHRLADLYLDTLPYNGHTAASDALWAGLPVLTCLGTAFVGRVAASLLKAVGLPELVTTSLDDYEGLALRIAHDPELQTALRSKLAAQRSTWPLFDTVGMARHIETAFNEMWRWHCAGEAPASFAI; encoded by the coding sequence ATGTCGCAGCAAGGCCGTAGCAAGGGTGGGACGGCCGCCTCCTCGCTCCATCCGTCGGCTGGTCTGGATCAGGCAATTGTGGCGCACCGCGCGGGCAATCTGTCGGACGCGGAACGGGCCTACGCGGTCATTCTGAAGGGAAGCAGAACGCATCCGGTCGCGCTTCATATGCTCGGGCTGTTGCACGCCCAGCGCGGCCAGTTTGCGGACGCCGAGCCGTTGCTCAAGAAGGCCGCCCGCGTCGATCCCGGCAATCCCAACGTTCTTTTCAACTATGCCAACGTGCTGCGTGCACTGGACAAGACGGACGACGCGCTCGCCTGGCTTGCGAAAACGATTGCCCTGTCGCCGAACTTCGCCGATGCGCATCTCAATCGCGGCGCGATCCTGATGGCGCGGCAGGAGTTTCATGGCGCCATCGCGGAGTTTGATCGCGCCATCGCGATCGCGCCATCAAGCGGGGCGTTCGCAAACCGAGGCAGTGCACTCCGGCAGCTCGGCCAGCTCGATGAAGCGCGCGGCTGCTACCAACGTGCCGTCGAGCTTGGACCGTCGGATCCCCAGTACCATTTCGCCTTGTCCGAGCTCCTCACCCAGATGGGCCGAGAGGACGAAGCGATCGGAGCGCTCGAACGAACGGTCGCACTGACCAAGGCCTTCCCGTTCGCGCTGAGCAAGCTCGTTGCCTCGAGGCGGACGCGCGCCGACTGGCGCAATTTCGAACGTGACCAGGCCGCTCTCGACGAGGCCGTCGATACCGGCGTGCCGGTCGATCCCTTCATCTTCTTTCATGCCTCGTCGTCTCCTGCACGCCAATTGACCTGTGCGAAGACCTATGTCGCCAACATTGCCCCGGAACGAGGTGCCGCGATCTCCCCGACGCCGTCACCGGCTTCCCGGCTGCGCGTCGCGTACCTGTCTGCCGATTTTCGCAATCATGCCATGGCGCATTTGATGGCCGGCGTTTTCGAGGCGCACGACCGCGAGCGCTTCGAGGTCAGCGCCATCTCTTACGGACCCGATGATCGCAGCCAGATGCGCGACCGCCTGAAGACGGCCTTCGAACGCTTCGAAGATGTCAGCGATCTGACCGACGAGGACGTGGTCGAGCTGATACGCCGGCTGGGCATCGAGGTTCTCGTCGATCTCGGAGGCTTCACCGCCGGTGCGCGGCCGAAAATCCTGGCGCGCCGGCCGGCTCCCATCCAGGTCAACTATCTCGGCTTTCCCGGTACGATGGGCGCGTCCTATATCGACTACATCATGGCCGACCGGATCGTCATCCCGGAAGCCGAGCGGGAATATTACGCCGAGAAGGTGATTTATCTTCCCGACAGCTATCTGCCGACCGACGCGAGGCGACCGCTGCTGCCCGATGGTCCGACCCGCAGCGCGGTCGGGCTGCGGGACGATGCATTTGTCTACTGCGCGTTCAACAGAACGATCAAAATCACGCCCGTGCTGTTCGATGTCTGGATGAGGCTGCTTGCCAAAACCGCCGGCAGCGTCCTTTGGCTGCTAGATGGGGACCCGATCGCCAACGGGAATCTGAGGCATGAAGCCGTTGCGCGCGGCATCGCCGCCGAGAGAATCGTGTTCGCCCCACAGGTCCCGGCCAACGAACATTTGGCACGCCACCGGCTCGCCGATCTGTATTTGGACACGCTGCCCTACAACGGTCATACCGCGGCCAGCGACGCCCTTTGGGCTGGCCTGCCAGTCCTGACCTGCCTTGGCACCGCCTTTGTGGGGCGTGTTGCAGCCAGTCTCTTGAAGGCTGTCGGCCTTCCCGAGCTGGTGACAACATCGCTGGACGACTATGAAGGTTTGGCGCTTCGGATCGCACACGATCCCGAACTGCAGACCGCCCTCAGGAGCAAGCTGGCGGCGCAGCGGTCCACCTGGCCGCTGTTCGACACGGTCGGCATGGCTCGACACATCGAAACGGCCTTCAATGAAATGTGGCGCTGGCATTGCGCTGGCGAAGCGCCGGCCTCGTTTGCCATCTAA